TCTGATTCTTGCCAATTAGCTATAAATAGGATAAAAGAGGGCAAAAGCTTCTTTTACGATAGCTTTTCTATGCCAATAAGCATTAAAGGAGGACTAATATTTTACGAAGATTCTCAAATAACTTCATTAGAATCTAGATCAATAAAATCCCTAGCCACAATTATTTTGGAAGTTAACTCTCTAAGAGATCAAGCGTTAATAATAATTGAATCGCCAGAAGAATTCTTGATTGATGAAGATAAGAGGAAGGTTGTGGAAATTATAAGGAAAATGATGGATAAAGGTAATAAAGTAATAATACATACATGGGATAGTAAAATTGTAGAATATTTTAAAGATTGTACGGAATATAAAAATGAAAAAATGATTTAAAATTTAGAAACTTCTTTTAAAATAATAGGGAGAAGTAACTTACAACTCTCTTAAATTTAGTAAATTAAGAATAAGTGTTTAAGTTAAATTTGGAAAAATGCAATGCAAAAATATATTCATTCTACAATTTCAGCATTCTTCTCATGGGCAGGAAACATCTATGATTTACTAATAGTAACTTACGTTTATTATTATTTTCAGAAATGCTTAGGCTTAAATGCAGTAGAGGGCACATTACTTTTCGCCTTAGGTCTAATTTTTAGAGTGATTGGTGGTTACGTTTTCGGAAAGATCGCTGACCAAAGAGGTAGGAAACCAGTATTAATAGTAGGGACTGCAGGATATTCGATATTTCAAGGTTTAATGGCTTTTTCTCCAAACGCAGCAGTTTTACTAATAGCTAGAGCTCTGCAAGGCTTATTTATGGGCGCACAGTGGACAGCAGGAACTGTAATAGCTTACGAGCAAGCGCCTCCAAGTGCGAGAGGATTAATAAATGGGATAGTTCAAGCAGGCTATGGAGTAGGCTATGCATTAACTGGAGTTGCATTCATAGCTTTTGCTCCTTCAATGGGCGGAATAGGTTGGAGATTATTTTTACTTACCGGTGCAGTTCCTATAATCTTATTACCTTATGTTATTTTGAAAGTTTCCGATGTAAAAGTCTCTAGAAAAGTAGTAAGTAACGCAAATGTGAAAGAATACACTAAAGTGCTAATAAGATCTTCAATAATAATCTCAGGAATGTTCTTTTCTTACTATTCGATATTTGCAGTTTACCCTGATTTAGCTGAGTATTTAGGGCTTTCTAAGGATTTTGTAGGCTTGATGATGACCGCAGCCAATGTGGCTTTGGCAATATCTTTTATTGTATATGGTAGAATTGCTGATTTCATAAATAAAAGGAAACTAATAACTTACGGTGTTATAGGAGAAATGATAGGTTTACCTATGATGTTACCTATTCTCATAAAGTCTCCTGAGCTTATGCTTATAGGTCTATTAGTATACTCAATAGCTACAGGGTTCTGGCCTTTGGCTCCATTATTAATAGTTGAGTCAGTTCCTCCAGAAGTCAGGTCTGCATTAACTGGACTATCCTATAATCTGGGCAGTGTAATTGGCGGAATAGGATCAATAACCATGGGCTCTTTAGTTCAGATATTCGGATTAACGAATTCCCCATTGTTTGGCAATATCTTAGGCTATTCATCATTAGTTATAGTTTTAGTTACTTTGCTAACTTGGCCTAGAGGAACAGTTAGTACAAAGTGAATTAATAATAGACCTTTTCTATAGCATAATTCTCAACTTCTTTCTCCATTAATGTGAGTAATCCCCACTCTTTATCGATTTTCTTATATATTTCTTTGTATCCCATTTTTTTGTAAAATCCTACTGCGGTATCTAAGGCCTCAAGTTTTACTGTTTTCTTACCTTTATTTTTAGCTAAATCTTCTGCAAAGCCAAGAAGTCTACTACCAACTTTTTCTGCATTAATTAAAATATTTCTGGCTAGCATATCCACTAGTAAGCTTTCGTTCTCTTCAATAATATCTATAACCCCTGCAATATTTCCATCAACATCTAGAACATAAACTAAGTCTCCCTGCAATTTCCAGAGATAATAATCTTTAAGAGTATATTTATCCATTCTATGATCTCCACTCTTGAAAGGCTTCTCTACGTCAGTCATTCTTATTTCACGTAAGCCCCGTAAGGGGGCATTAACGCGATTTTCCTAGAAGTTTCCTTTTTGAAGAGAATTTATTTGACTTAAATAAGGATTTTTCGCGCATATTTTTAGTTCCCTTTTCTATTTTACCTTATCTAAAGAGGGGTTAATAAGAGTATCATTCCTTAATTTTCAATAAAAATAAGTAAATGAATGAGGAGATTATTATTATAAAACCAGCAAGAGTCCAAAGTAAATTAAATCCTATGGATGTTATAATTATTGAGGCAATTAAAGGAGCAAGAATACCGCTGCTTTGCCAGAAGAAATTCGCAAATCCCGAAACACTACCTGCATTTTTCCTATCTATTGTGGAAACTGCACTAGAATTTGCAGGAGTTATTATAAATCTAACAAAACCCATGACACTCGTTACTAGGAATATCTGAATTAAAGATAAATAATATGATAAATTTAGTGTAAGAAAACCGTAAATTCCTTCAAAAAGTGTTAAGGAATTCTTTATTCCTATTTTCCTTATTATATATCCAGAAATTATAGTAGAAGGAATTCCAGTTAAGGCTAACATTGAATACGCAAATCCCGCAAGATAAGCGTTCAACCCTAAAGTAAGAAAGTATTTATATGCATAAAGTGTTATTATCCAATAAGAGAGGAAGAAAAGAAATCCAGACAAACTAACTATTATGACACTTCTATTTTTTGCTACGATAAAGAGGGACTTTCTTTCAATTTTAGAATTTTTAATGCGCATGGGTAAATAAGATAGAGCTGCAAGTAAAGACATTACCGAAATTAAATAATAAGGAAATCTCCAACTAAAGTGAATGCTAAAATATGGTAGAATTACTCCAGATAATACAATAGACAAAGGCCAAGCAAGACTGTAATATCCTATAGCAATAGGTAATTCTCTTCCAGAAAATTTGCAAGACAGAATCCTTATAGTAGTAGGATAAATCCAGCCAGCAAATAATCCCATCAAAATGCTCGCAAGATATTCAAAAGTAATTGAGTTAGCATAACCTGAAAGGAAAGAAGCTAAAGATAATCCAAGTAATGATACTAAAGAAGTCATCTTTGAGTAACTGTTTGCAATAAAGCCAGAAGGAATTTGAACTATAACATAACCAATAAAAAAGAGGGAAAATATAATTCCATCCTGCAGTTCTGTAGGTTTAAGTGAAGAATAAACTGAAACTATACTCCATGCAATTCTAGAAAAATAACTAAGGAAGAAGGAAAATGATGTGATAAAGATTACTACTATTGCTCCCCTTTCTTTCATAAAAAGAATATTTAAAACGGGTTTTTAACTGTACATTAGGGAAGAAAAAGCATATAAAAATGTTAATGTAAAATATTAATTGCGGTCGTCGTCTAGCCTGGATAGGACGGCAGCCTCCCAAGCTGTTGATCCCGGGTTCAAATCCCGGCGGCCGCATACATTTAATCTATAACATAGTAACCTATTCTGTAAAATTGACAGTCTACTTTCATTATTATCCACAATTCCGTATAATATCCGGGTTTAATACAGACCATCTCAAGGTTTCCCGTATTAGCTTTGTAACCTTTTAAAATGCCGTTATATACGATGCAATTACTTAGGCCCAGCACTTCAGCGTTTATCTCTGAAGGTGCTGTAGAATTTATTAACGCAAAGCATGCGGGTTCAATTTCTGAAGCTGACTTTACATAACAAGGCTTTATGAAGAATGATACCAAAATTAAGCGTCCGTCTTTGTCGTTATAATTGCATATTATTACTGGAACTTGGTTACCTACAGGGGAGCCAGAAGTTACTCTGACCCCTGCAGAGTAATACTGAGCGTCTTGCAGTGCTATGGTCTTTGCTGAATATATTGCACCATAAGATGCAAAAAGCGAGAAAAGCACTATCCCTATAATAATCGTTGCACCAACTAGTATGAAGGATGATATAGACTCCATAGCGTATTTTTAACAATAAAAATAAGGAGGCATAACTGAAACTAATTTTTAGAAGATTTATTAAATCAGTAAATGCAGATTATTATATGCAAAAGCTCTATACCGGAAGGTACGTAAACCTTCAAGCATTAGCCCAAGAGATTAATAGTATATTATTACAAGAAGGTTGGGAATCAACAGTACAACCAATGATGATGGGAAATCCGCAGTACCAAGATTATATGATTAGAGGGTTGAAAAAAGGTCATCTTCATCATGCAGAAGAATTAATAGTTAGACTTACAGGGAGTCCATCAGAATTTAGGATAGTAATTGAAGAGGAGCACATAGGTCCTTTAGGTAGAGAATTAATAGACAGGAGGTTATTAAAACAAGTAGACAAGGAAATAAGTGATGGTCTATTTGATTTACCAATGCAGCAACAGTCAATGCAACCAATGGCGCAACCTGCAGTTACTCAACCTACAGCACAACAAGTAAGATGCCCCCAGTGCGGTTATTTAAATCCAGCAGGAGCTAAATTCTGCCTAAATTGTGGAGCAAGATTAGCTTAATTTTTCACTCTTAATTTCTTTTTGATACAAATTGTAGTGAGACTTTTATAAAATATAGATTTGGATATTCCAAAAATATGTGAACAAGGAACACAGTTAGAGGCTAATTATTTACAATAAGTAGAAAAAGAAAAGATTATAAAAATACTTAGAAAAAAATCTTCCACTTTACTCTTGAGTATGGAGATAGTGCCGTCACTAAGCTACAAATTATGTTACTAAACTTAATTAGGCCAAAAAAATACAAGCTATTTCACGTTTTCCTGCTGTAATTTATCTTAATGGGGATTCAAAGGGGCGGAAGACCCTCCCGTGACGGTAGATCCAAAATCATTTTACAAATATAAATCCAGCATTAAGTTTCATATTTTTTCTTCATAAGTAAAAGAATATACTTCATTAATATTTATAGTAAAAAGTATTAGGAATAATGTATCAAATAGTTGTCATAAATAAAACGTTTTCATTATTTCTAATATTACGGTAATATTCCTCAGTTTACCTTGTAGAAATATAAAAGATCTAACGCTTAGAAATTTCTAAAAATTTTCATAAAATCAACTATCCAATTACATTAAATTCTCATAGCCTATTATTAGCCGATAGAAATTATTTTCACAATTAGATTTTGGGTCTACTGTGAACGGCGAATTTTTCCGTCCCTTATCTCCATTTTTATAAACTGAAAGATGTTTGTGCAAAATTTTAGAGTGTTAATTTCATACATATTTTTAGATAAATTGAGAAATATAAATTTACATAAAAAAGGTTTTTTTATTATCAAACATATAGTTTCGTTGACAAAAATGACTAAAGTATTAATCTTAGGAGGAAGATTCGGAGCATTGACACCAGCGTACACTTTAAAAAGACTAGTAGGAAGTAAAGCAGAAATAAAGCTAATAAACGAGAGCAGATACAGCTGGTTAAGATTAGACTTACCTCACGTTTCAATAGGAGTAAAAGACGTTGACGAGTTCAAGTTAGATTTAGCTCAAGCATTGCCCGAAAAAGGTATAGAATTTCAAGAAGGAAAAGTAATTAAAATAGATGCAAAGAATAACGAGATTACATATAAAAAACCAGATGGCTCAATAGAGGAGGAAGAATATGATTACGTAATTGTGGGAATAGGAGCACATTTAGGTACTGAACTAATTAAAGGCTGGGATAAATACGGTTACAGTGTATGCGAACCAGAGTTTGCTTTGAAGCTAAGGGATAGGCTAGAAACTTTTCAAGGAGGAAACATAACAATAGGTTCAGGATACTTCTATCAAGGTCATAATCCGAGGCCTAAAGTTCCAGAAAATTTAGCTCCATTCTCAGATGCTGCTTGCGAAGGACCAGTTTTTGAAATGTCATTAATGCTCCACGGATATTTCAAGAAAAGGGGAATGTTAGATAAGGTTAAGATGACAGTGTATTCGCCTGGTGAGTATTTATCAGATTTATCCTCAGATGCTAGAAAAGCAGTAGGAGAAATGTACAAAGAGCTTGGAATTACTTTAATCCAAAAATTTAGAGTAAGGGAAATTACAGAGCATGAAATAATTGATGAAAATGGCAATAAATTGCCTTCAGACCTTTCACTAATTTTACCTCCCTATACTGGAAATCCTGCATTAAAGAATTCAACCCCTGACTTAGTAGACGACGGCGGATTCATTCCAACAGACTTAAACATGGTATCAATTAAATACGATAACGTTTATGCTTCAGGAGACTCGAATGCAATGACGGTTCCCAAATTAGCTTATTTAGCTGTAAAGACTGGGAGGATTGCTGCGCAGCACTTAGCTAATAGGTTAGGAGTTCCTACAAAGGTTGATAAGTACGATCCTGCAGTAGTTTGCATTGCAGATAATCCTTTAGAAGGCTACGGCGTTGCAGTAAGCGATAATACGATGTACAAGGGAACTCACTCCACTGCAGTTCCTTCTCCAACGAATTCTCTAAAGAAGGAGTTATTCGTTAAATACTTCATGTGGAGTAAAGGAGACTTAGCGTTAGAAAAATACTTCGGTGAATGGTAGCTATTCCTTTTTATTTCATCTTATTCTTTAGTATAAGTATACTTTTTGTAATTCCGAATATTACTATCATTATTGAAAGAATTACTATCATCGAAAGGTTAAGAAAAAATCCTTGAATTGAGTAATCTGGGAGAGTAAAAAGGAAATACATAAATTGGTAGATCCACGGTATTCCTATTAGCCTTGAAAATATTGACAGTAAGAATAGAACGGCAATTGAAGTACGTTTATTTAAACTTAATATTAACTTCACGCTATATGTTTTGACTATACTAAATTAAAGATTACTTTCATCCTCCACACCATTCTTAAAAAATCGAAAGAACTATATGAAAGGTTTATCAGCAGTAATTGGTATGGTGTTCCTGCTCATTGTAATGGTGTCAGTCCTAGTCCCTTTAGCAATGCTAACGAACTCAACAGCTTCAAAGGAAGAAGAAAACATTAACGCAGTACAACCGATGCAGAATGAGGCTGAAGAGCAAATAACCGAAGTTAATGAGAAAAATTCACCCGTGGGTTTCTACTACTGTAATACGACTGGGACGGTGTTGCTGGTTTTCTATTCTTCACCCCTTGTGTCCATTAACGTTTCTTATTTCCTAGGTTATGACGGGGGTGACGTCAAAATTATAGACCCGCAGCCGGAAGAGACCACGTGGGACAGTCACCAAGCTCTAGAGTACCAAGTAGGGGAATTTGAAAAGCTAGCAATGGTCACGACGCTGGGTAACATAATTTATGCGTATCCAATGAGAAATTGTGACCTGGGCAATAACCTAGATAACGCAAACGGAACTGCACAAATAATATACAACGACATATATTACGATACGTGCGTTCTAAGCCATAACGGTTGCGTTAATTATACAATAAATTCCATAATACCAGTGAATCAACCAGTTAAGTATATCACGGAAAATATTACAATAGAATACTTATATGAGACTTATAGTGACACCTGTGTTCGTTGGTATGTCTATTATTACAGCGAGGCTGAACAGAATTTTGTAGCATATTATTACAAAGCGTCCCTTGTGCACTGGTGTTGTTTTGGGTGCGAACATGCAAAGGTAGTATGGAAGCCTGCTAGTTACCCTGGAAAAGTAGTGAACTTAACGACTTTCGGGACAATCAGAATAACACCACCTCACCCTGCTTGTGTATTTGCGGATCTTTATAATGTACCCGCTATATGGGCTACGAATTACTATGATAACATGACAATTTTCTTCCAAAACGGAGACGTGGAGCATGTAATAATGACTGGGCCTGCAGTAAAAGCGTGTTCAGTCACCTCAAGCCCGTTAATTAAGACGATGACTGGGAAATCAGGCGACGTTGCGTTAATTAATGGCTTATATCCAAGAAATGTTAGTTGGTGTGTAGTGAAGGACGTTTTCCATATACATAGAAATTGTGTTTGGTACTGCTGTATCTTAAATTATAGTTTAACATCTATAATATGCTTTAGAAAGGACGTGGACATTAATTGGGTATTTGCAGAGGTATACGTACCAGTCCCATGTACGATATATAACCACATTTGCACAAACTTGGAAGGAAACAAGTTTGAGATAATATACAATATTTCAAACTTCTATATAGGGTACAATCTGCTGCACGAACCCTCAGAAGCAATTACCACTATTTACATACACGTCAACTGCATACTTTACGACGGAGGGGTCTTCATACTAGAATTAAAAACATGTCATATCGGTAACTGCGGAGTACGTAACAATATATTTGAGGTAAAAAATATCTAAATTTCATACGATAATTTTTTATTTAATGGTGAATTCTGAAGTTACTGGATTAGGCTATCCTAAAGATAAGGCATTGAGGTAATAACATTTTCATAGTCTTTAAAATTACTAGTTAGGATAGGTGTTGATATGCAAACTTTGAAGACACCATTAAGACGAGAAATTCACTGGGCAGATATACTTTCAATTATGTTCCTTATAATATCGATACCGTTTGAAAAGTTACTATTAACGCTTGAGAGCAGTATCACAAAGTTACCCTTTTCTACAACTATAGTATATCCGTTATTAAAAAAGAAATTTTCCTCCTCGTTAACTCCATTTATATATTTATCATTTGTGTAATTAGAAGATTTTATGCCAGAAATCAGATGATTAAATAGTGCATTAGCTACCTTAACGGAAGATATATTATATACAACTATAGAAATATTTGAATTCTTTCCTACATAGAACGCATTGTATTCTGAATAATAGACCGTATAATTCAGTATTGTCCCATATCCTGAGGTGTTAGTTTCGTCCTTAAGTACATATCCTTGAAAATTTTTAGGGAACATAACGGGTGTTGGATGATAATTTAAGTAAAATGTTACTGCTACTACTCCTAGTATTATAGCTACTGCCAAAGCTATTATCTTATACTTCATATTATCGATAACCCTTGGCCTGAAATAAAATTTTTCGTATTTTAAATCTAGTGAAGACTATCCCGACGATAATGATTATAAAGGAAACGAGATTAGCTGCCATTAAATAATCGTTTACTATAGGTTCACTATTAACTGCAATTCCCTCGCCGTTATGCATAGGGATAATCATTATTGAAGAATTTCCACCAGAGGTGTTCCAAAACCTATCAAAAGGATACTCGACATAAGCCATGCTAGAATTTCCTTTAACTATAATTTTACAAGGGCTAACTGAAATATTTAGGTAACCGTCATTGGAAAACGCTGTGGACACAAACTCTTCGTCCTCATACACTTTATAATTTCCAGAAGTGTAAACTAAAACTAACCCTTTCTCGTCAATAGGTTCCGTGGTAATTACGTACTTTACCCCTTGTGATGCTAGATACGACGCGTTAAGAGTAGGAATAAATTTTATATTATCAAAAAGGCTAGAAATGTAATTATCTCTTTCCATATATAGAGGAAAACCTATGTAAAAGAATTCATCGCCATGACTGTAAACATACTTTTCAACATTATATATACACTCGTTGACGGAATAATCCTTTGCATTGAAAGTAAAAATTGAATAAACAGTATAATGCATACCCCCGTTTGCTATGTAAGGATAATTTGATATGCTTAACAAGACTGCGACTAACAACAAATACTTCCAATTCCTTAGATAAGAAAGCGAAATTATCACTAACCCATTTATAAACAGTATAAACTTAGTCTGAAAAGTAGTTAAGGTAAGAATAATCGCATTAAGCAAAGGAAGGTTCACAGGGTGCAGGAAAAGGAAAGACCACAGCGTTAAAATTATGAAGGAAGTTGACAAAACTGAGAAAATGATTTTCCTCTTCTTTTCCCTTAAAGCTAAGAGAAAGTAAATAACTAAATATAATGAAATATACCCCATTTCATAATACATCAGCTCTAGATAACCGGAGATTAAGGAATAAGTAGACAACGAAGGGACGACAGTCAAATAAATTAAAACCTCATAATTAACCTCGGTCAAAAAGCCCAGGGCGAGAGAAAGTAAAGCATATAGAATGAATTTCTTTTTATCCCTAGATATAAAAATAAATGGTAAAAGGAATATTGCAGAAAATATGAAACCCTCAAAGTACACAAAGTTATCCAAAGCAACTGCCCCGGCTAAAAGGAACATACTACCTGGATTAGGGTTAAGGGCAAGGTCCTTCCCAGTCTTGAACACTATAGGTAACAGAGCATAGGCAAAAAGTATCCCCGGCGCGTCTCCTGATAGAAAAATAAAGACAGTCCCAGGGTTCAACATATATAGAAAAGAGAGTAACCAGTTCTTCCAATCTTCTTTAATTCCAGAAAAATAATAGAAAGACAGCGTACCAACAATAAAAGGCAAAACCGTGAATACCTTCTCAGGAGAATTCCACCACAAGCCATTGATTGCGTTAATTACGTACCCCTCAAGAAAAGGCGGAGAATAAAAGAAAGATACAATTTTTTCAGGAGAAGGTTCAGTATCTACCAAGGAGAACGCAGTAGTGTAGAAAAGAGACCTAAAAATTATAAGGTAAAAAGACGTAACTATTGGGATAGCTATTAATCTCCTCATCATAAACCAAAGTTGAAATTACACTTATTAACTTTTTACCGAGACGGCCTTAAGGACAATTCCTATAGTAAATAGGAGGAATGCAAAAAAATAGTATTCAAAACCCGTGTAAAACCCGTCGACCGCAAAAGCACCCAGCCAAACACCTAGCATTAGGAAAATACTAAACCCAAGGATAATGTTAGAGACGAAGGATAACTTGTTTTTTCTATCCTTTTTTCTCACACTACTTAAATAGTATTATCTCTTTTAAGCCTATCCGCAACATAATACTCAAGGAATTTTAAGTTTAAAAGAAAATTATTGAGAGTAAAAATTGATAAAATAACGGTCTGAATACCTTTTGAGTTCCCTGGAGTTTCCAGAGGGATTGTATACACTTGTAGTCGTATACTTTATATTTTATAACTTATTAGGTGACTGTCAGTGAAAAAGTAAATGGATTCGGAAAAAGTCTGGTTAAAGGGCGCATCCCTTGTTATTTTAGCTCTATTAATGGGAGAACTATTCATCTTTGTACCAACTACAACATTAGCTGCATCAAGCCAAGCTCCATCAATGAATTCAAACGTCGATGAAATATTTCCAGGACAAGTAGTATTAATAGAAGTCACATGCCCGAATCATCCTAATGACACAGCGTTTATTGCAAATAACTTACACCTTTATGTTGGGACTACTCCAGTAAAGGTTTGTCCTAAACAAGTATATGATTTAGAAGAGGGAGACATATACTATATCTTCCTAACAGCGACGCCAACTTGTGCTCCAAAAACATTGCCCGTAGCTTGCGGTAAATCCGTTAAGGCAGGGTACTGCTCTGCAGAAAATTATGAAGCAACGGTAATCTCATCCACTGGCACATTCTATAATGAATATTTAATATATAGCAGTAGTGTAGGTAATTATATATATGATTTACCTACTACATTATATCATCTGATATATAATAACGAGAGCAAGACCGTGGAGTGTGTAGTCCCGATTAATTTATACACAGCAGAGAAAAGTATAATTACCACTTGCGCTAAAATAACTGCAACGTTCTCACCACCAGGAGTAACTCCAATAACTATAAGCCTTGAGAACTTATTAGATTCAAGTAATTCATACTCTCCAACCTTACAGTTATGTCCAAACGCGGCTCACTTCTATAAAGAAGTAGGATACTTGCCATTCAACTCAACAATTCCTGTAATATTTACAGATCAAGTATACCAAGCTGACCCATTCCAGAGCTGCACATTCATAAACGCTACTACCGGTAAATGCGCTTATGTAAATCAAAAAGTATGCTATCCATCGATATTAAGTGGAGAATACGTCTCTACGAAGATATTCACTAACGAAGAGTACGCATATTCTGATCAAGTATATGGCGTCCCAGTATATAATGGTACATTCATAATGAACACTACAGTGGTCGCTACCTATCAATGTAAAAATTATGAGGCCTGTTTAACTTCAGGGCATTATACGCCAGCCTATGTAACTGGTGCACAGTTCAAATATGATACTGTTGGCACTCAAGAAGTAAAACCAGATACTCCCGTAAAAATAACCTTCGAAGACGCATTTGAGTATACTACATGCTTACAAAATGTAACCAGCTTCAGTTTAATTAATGTACAATCGTTCTCATTATCTATATCTTCTCAGGGTACTCTAACAGTTGACGCGCCCGACAATGTGACAAATTTGGGCGTCTCTGGAGCTATCAATGTGGTTGTTGCATTAGTATGTAAGACTAGTGGTTTAGTGGTAACAACTGGGTCA
This genomic interval from Acidianus sp. HS-5 contains the following:
- a CDS encoding MFS transporter — protein: MQKYIHSTISAFFSWAGNIYDLLIVTYVYYYFQKCLGLNAVEGTLLFALGLIFRVIGGYVFGKIADQRGRKPVLIVGTAGYSIFQGLMAFSPNAAVLLIARALQGLFMGAQWTAGTVIAYEQAPPSARGLINGIVQAGYGVGYALTGVAFIAFAPSMGGIGWRLFLLTGAVPIILLPYVILKVSDVKVSRKVVSNANVKEYTKVLIRSSIIISGMFFSYYSIFAVYPDLAEYLGLSKDFVGLMMTAANVALAISFIVYGRIADFINKRKLITYGVIGEMIGLPMMLPILIKSPELMLIGLLVYSIATGFWPLAPLLIVESVPPEVRSALTGLSYNLGSVIGGIGSITMGSLVQIFGLTNSPLFGNILGYSSLVIVLVTLLTWPRGTVSTK
- a CDS encoding GNAT family N-acetyltransferase produces the protein MTDVEKPFKSGDHRMDKYTLKDYYLWKLQGDLVYVLDVDGNIAGVIDIIEENESLLVDMLARNILINAEKVGSRLLGFAEDLAKNKGKKTVKLEALDTAVGFYKKMGYKEIYKKIDKEWGLLTLMEKEVENYAIEKVYY
- a CDS encoding MFS transporter; amino-acid sequence: MKERGAIVVIFITSFSFFLSYFSRIAWSIVSVYSSLKPTELQDGIIFSLFFIGYVIVQIPSGFIANSYSKMTSLVSLLGLSLASFLSGYANSITFEYLASILMGLFAGWIYPTTIRILSCKFSGRELPIAIGYYSLAWPLSIVLSGVILPYFSIHFSWRFPYYLISVMSLLAALSYLPMRIKNSKIERKSLFIVAKNRSVIIVSLSGFLFFLSYWIITLYAYKYFLTLGLNAYLAGFAYSMLALTGIPSTIISGYIIRKIGIKNSLTLFEGIYGFLTLNLSYYLSLIQIFLVTSVMGFVRFIITPANSSAVSTIDRKNAGSVSGFANFFWQSSGILAPLIASIIITSIGFNLLWTLAGFIIIISSFIYLFLLKIKE
- a CDS encoding zinc ribbon domain-containing protein, which codes for MQKLYTGRYVNLQALAQEINSILLQEGWESTVQPMMMGNPQYQDYMIRGLKKGHLHHAEELIVRLTGSPSEFRIVIEEEHIGPLGRELIDRRLLKQVDKEISDGLFDLPMQQQSMQPMAQPAVTQPTAQQVRCPQCGYLNPAGAKFCLNCGARLA
- a CDS encoding FAD/NAD(P)-binding oxidoreductase is translated as MTKVLILGGRFGALTPAYTLKRLVGSKAEIKLINESRYSWLRLDLPHVSIGVKDVDEFKLDLAQALPEKGIEFQEGKVIKIDAKNNEITYKKPDGSIEEEEYDYVIVGIGAHLGTELIKGWDKYGYSVCEPEFALKLRDRLETFQGGNITIGSGYFYQGHNPRPKVPENLAPFSDAACEGPVFEMSLMLHGYFKKRGMLDKVKMTVYSPGEYLSDLSSDARKAVGEMYKELGITLIQKFRVREITEHEIIDENGNKLPSDLSLILPPYTGNPALKNSTPDLVDDGGFIPTDLNMVSIKYDNVYASGDSNAMTVPKLAYLAVKTGRIAAQHLANRLGVPTKVDKYDPAVVCIADNPLEGYGVAVSDNTMYKGTHSTAVPSPTNSLKKELFVKYFMWSKGDLALEKYFGEW